GACCACCTGCCGGGCGCGATCAACCTGCCGGTGCTCTCGGACGAGGAGCGCGCGCAGGTCGGCACGATCTACAAGCAGGTTTCCCCGTTCGACGCCCGCAAGCTGGGCGGTGCCCTGGTCGCCGCCAATGCCGCGCGCCATATCGCCGGGCCGCTTTCCGGCTTCGGCGGCGGCTGGCGGCCCCTGGTCTATTGCTGGCGCGGCGGGCAGCGTTCGGGCGCCTTTGCCACCATCCTGGGCCAGATCGGCTGGCGCGTCGGCCGCATCGAGGGCGGCTACAAGGCCTGGCGGTCGCTGGTGGTGGCGCGGGTGACCGCGCCCGTGGCGGCGCCGGTCGTGGTGCTGGACGGCAATACCGGCAGCGCCAAGACCGAGATCCTGCATCGCCTCGCGGCGCGCGGGCACCAGGTGCTGGACCTGGAGGGGCTCGCCAACCATCGCGGCAGCCTGTTCGGCGCCCTGCCGGGCGGGCAGCCGTCGCAGAAGCTGTTCGAAAGCCGCCTCGCCATGGCGCTGGAGACGCTGGACCCGGCGCGCCCGCTGCTGGTCGAGGCGGAAAGCTCGCGCATCGGCGCGGTGAATCTGCCGCGCGGCATCTGGCAGGCGATCATCGCCGCGCCGCGCCTGCGGCTGGCGGTGCCGGTCGAGGCCCGCGCCGCCTATACCGCCCGAAGCTACGGCGATGCCTGCGCCGATCCCGCCCGGGTGGCGCGCATCGTCGAAAGCCTGCGCCCGCTGCATCCGGCCGAGCGCATCGCGGATTGGCTGCGCCTGGTCGAGGCGCGGGACTGGACCGGCCTGTCGCTGGGGCTGATGCGCGAGCATTACGATCCGCGCTATGACAAGCACCGCGCCCGGCATGACGATGGTCGCGGCCGGGTGGTGGCGTTGGAGCGGCTGGACGACCTGGACGCGGCGACGGCCCGGGTCGAGGCGGCGCTGGCGGGGCTCGATCGGTGAGGGGATCGCCTGCCGGCGCGGTCAGCGGCCTCCGGC
This portion of the Paracoccus sp. N5 genome encodes:
- the mnmH gene encoding tRNA 2-selenouridine(34) synthase MnmH, producing MDIRLTSLSDPALAGFDTVIDTRSPLEFAEDHLPGAINLPVLSDEERAQVGTIYKQVSPFDARKLGGALVAANAARHIAGPLSGFGGGWRPLVYCWRGGQRSGAFATILGQIGWRVGRIEGGYKAWRSLVVARVTAPVAAPVVVLDGNTGSAKTEILHRLAARGHQVLDLEGLANHRGSLFGALPGGQPSQKLFESRLAMALETLDPARPLLVEAESSRIGAVNLPRGIWQAIIAAPRLRLAVPVEARAAYTARSYGDACADPARVARIVESLRPLHPAERIADWLRLVEARDWTGLSLGLMREHYDPRYDKHRARHDDGRGRVVALERLDDLDAATARVEAALAGLDR